The Arthrobacter sp. OAP107 DNA segment TTCGTCGGTGCCTGCTACGCCTTCTTCTATTTCAAGTACGGGCGCGGGGCCCGCACAGCCGAGCTGGCCTAGCTGCATCTTCTCGTCAGCTTCGCGGCCCGGGGGCGTTCGTCTTCCGGCCGCGAAGCTGGCGGATGAATCGAACTGAGGGCATGTGAGAATAGGCGTGGTTATCCGGAGGAAGGAGTGTTGACAGTGGATTCTTCCTCGGAAGCGTCGTCCATGGCGCAGGGACTTCGGATTGTGCGGCTGGTCGCGGACCGGGAGAAGCAGGGCAGGCGGCTTCTTGGTGTTTCCCAACTTGCCGCCGAACTGGAGATGGAACAGAGCCGTGTATCCCGGCTGACCCAGGAACTGTGTGACCTGCGGTTGCTGGAAAGGGTTGAGCGGGGGCCGTTCAGAACAGGTCCGCGCTTTTTCGGCCTGGCGGCATCGCTCAACACCGGCTGGGTCCGCGAATCGAGAACCGTGCTGGAGGACCTGGTTGCTTCCCTGGGCCTCAGATGCCGCGTTTCCGTCCGGGACGGCTTCCGCGTCATTCTCTTGCGTGCTTCAAGTAACGACGCCCTCCCGGGCAGCTTTGTGAAGCCCGGCATGGTGACGCCCGCATGGTGC contains these protein-coding regions:
- a CDS encoding IclR family transcriptional regulator C-terminal domain-containing protein; translation: MDSSSEASSMAQGLRIVRLVADREKQGRRLLGVSQLAAELEMEQSRVSRLTQELCDLRLLERVERGPFRTGPRFFGLAASLNTGWVRESRTVLEDLVASLGLRCRVSVRDGFRVILLRASSNDALPGSFVKPGMVTPAWCTGSGRALLWDHHQAAIQDLLEDVNFIGVGGPGAAHSPLEVGGLMERDRQRGFVVAAEEFEHGIYELAVPVRNPDGSILASLCVLGGQQEIEPGSNDIAKALLEAAQRLGNCDSGVGQVGRVGSPAPHGHPS